The proteins below come from a single Triticum aestivum cultivar Chinese Spring chromosome 5D, IWGSC CS RefSeq v2.1, whole genome shotgun sequence genomic window:
- the LOC123120430 gene encoding ABSCISIC ACID-INSENSITIVE 5-like protein 2, with amino-acid sequence MSSEGGGTAITGKKRNRAQIQTLVREGSLYNLTLSEVESHLGAPLLSMNLDDFVRSVLPDEKNLPLPNGAGNSGSHSTSAFGLERQGSSITVPLPLSKKTVDEIWRNIQQEEESSDDEKRSSGCEAQMSFGEITLEEFLQRAGIVTGQYQKDAEELIDLVGTGESAHLMTRVQDFPQGTSAIDAYIVRQSIAQPLSVAIPSTMDSIYPDRQMSISSSLELSDLQSPSHKRMSSQDVVYKVADRRQKRMIKNRESAARSRARKQAYTNELECKLSCLEEENKRLKREKELDMLLKSAPPPEPKKHHRRTRSTSF; translated from the exons ATGAGCTCTGAAGGCGGTGGCACCGCCATCACAGGCAAGAAGCGGAACAGGGCCCAAATTCAGACACTAGTCAGGGAAGGCTCTCTCTATAACCTCACCCTCAGTGAGGTTGAAAGCCACCTCGGTGCGCCACTTCTTAGTATGAACCTTGATGACTTTGTGAGGAGTGTGCTTCCAGATGAGAAGAACCTTCCATTACCAAATGGCGCTGGGAATTCAGGCAGTCACAGCACGTCAGCTTTTGGTTTGGAACGTCAGGGCAGCAGCATTACTGTGCCCCTGCCGTTGAGCAAGAAGACAGTGGATGAAATTTGGAGAAACATCCAGCAGGAAGAGGAGAGTAGTGATGACGAGAAAAGGAGTTCAGGTTGTGAGGCACAGATGTCGTTTGGGGAGATAACACTTGAGGAGTTCTTGCAAAGGGCTGGCATTGTTACCGGGCAGTATCAGAAGGATGCTGAGGAGTTAATTGATCTTGTAGGAACTGGAGAAAGTGCTCATTTGATGACCAGAGTGCAGGATTTCCCACAGGGAACAAGTGCAATTGATGCGTATATTGTACGTCAGTCAATTGCGCAACCGCTGAGTGTTGCAATCCCTTCGACAATGGATTCCATCTACCCAGATCGTCAAATGAGTATTTCGTCATCTCTAGAACTTTCTGATCTTCAAAGTCCTAGTCATAAGAGAATGTCTTCCCAGGATGTGGTATACAAGGTTGCTGATCGGAGGCAGAAGAGGATGATCAAGAACCGAGAATCGGCTGCACGTTCAAGAGCTAGGAAACAG GCCTACACAAACGAGCTCGAATGCAAATTGTCTTGTCTGGAAGAGGAGAACAAGAGGCTGAAGAGAGAGAAG GAGTTGGACATGTTATTGAAGTCCGCGCCCCCTCCAGAACCGAAAAAACATCATCGGAGAACGAGATCGACCTCATTCTAA